In one Oncorhynchus masou masou isolate Uvic2021 chromosome 23, UVic_Omas_1.1, whole genome shotgun sequence genomic region, the following are encoded:
- the LOC135510683 gene encoding receptor-type tyrosine-protein phosphatase eta-like produces the protein MDRIQHLLLWALLVVCCLAERQYFLQSNSSTWEQARLHCQVCYKELVSLTPDNNLQLVQNLNSSYWIGLRKTLRNDSYPWSSWSNGDPLTFQNWYPGHPVLSKPKDHVMKVNYGSSLPNECGCSCTNESKPTNVTPAPTATGSYNDTGYGNDTDDPFPEDENRTTLSTMEAMAKMKLIEIAERTTVATEVTTMTSEMTTEPTFFTGVTGGISGTNETDTDENQCIALYSFGLWFDQICSKPTPYICYEDRFYGNATMTNKTLHSGTLHWTRGPGDISSYRVEVNSSDYNLTLNHSNLNRTYLNYDLSNLTAGTQYNVQVFPIKCGRDLNPQNVSFYTKPDVIKYLNVTKVSETNIALSWSAPEGNRDFYYIQVRGQPHLKMTTHTESAVVKGLIPGGYYTFDVNAKVEDESIEGDPLNISSYTKPGKVSNLNVSDPTADSVHLRWEQPAGNISGFRVDVLHEENVNNKTLNSIYLKNTSLTVPNLPAGAKLWLSVVALVPDAFVKGEPSTVIAFTSPGDITDLELVPATYTIKVTWTAPKGNYETFSVQLNLAALEQEVEKRSKSPVLSPSRD, from the exons ATGGACAGGATTCAACATCTGTTATTATGGG ctTTGTTGGTGGTGTGCTGTTTAGCTGAGCGGCAGTACTTCCTCCAGTCGAACTCATCCACCTGGGAACAGGCCAGACTCCACTGCCAG GTGTGCTATAAAGAGCTGGTGAGCCTCACCCCTGACAACAACCTGCAACTCGTCCAGAACCTAAACTCTAGTTACTGGATCGGCCTCCGCAAGACTCTCCGCAATGACTCCTACCCCTGGTCCAGCTGGTCCAACGGAGACCCCCTCACCTTCCAGAACTGGTACCCTGGCCACCCCGTACTCTCCAAGCCCAAGGACCATGTGATGAAAGTTAACTACGGCTCCAGCCTCCCCAATGAATGTGGGTGTTCCTGCACCAATGAGAGCAAGCCAACCAATGTTACCCCGGCACCTACTGCTACCGGTAGCTACAATGATACTGGTTACGGTAATGATACAGATGACCCTTTCCCAGAGGATGAAAACAGGACAACGTTATCAACGATGGAAGCCATGGCAAAGATGAAACTAATAGAGATAGCTGAGAGGACAACAGTGGCAACAGAGGTGACAACGATGACATCTGAAATGACTACGGAACCAACGTTCTTTACAGGAGTTACTGGTGGCATCAGTGGGACGAATGAGACGGACACAGATGAGAACCAGTGCATAGCCCTATACAGTTTTGGACTTTGGTTTGATCAAATCTGCTCAAAGCCTACCCCCTATATCTGCTATGAAG ACCGTTTCTACGGAAACGCCACCATGACCAACAAGACCCTACACAGCGGGACTCTGCACTGGACCCGCGGGCCTGGTGACATCAGCAGCTACAGGGTGGAGGTCAACTCCTCTGACTACAATCTGACCCTAAACCACAGCAACTTGAACCGGACTTACTTGAACTACGACCTTTCCAACCTCACCGCCGGCACCCAGTACAACGTCCAGGTGTTCCCCATTAAGTGTGGAAGGGACCTCAACCCACAGAACGTCTCCTTCTACACCA AGCCTGATGTGATCAAATACCTCAACGTCACCAAGGTCTCAGAAACCAACATCGCCCTGTCCTGGTCCGCTCCCGAGGGCAACCGTGACTTCTACTACATCCAGGTGAGGGGTCAACCTCATCTGAaaatgaccacacacacagagagcgctGTGGTGAAAGGCCTGATACCGGGGGGGTACTACACATTTGATGTCAACGCCAAAGTGGAGGACGAGTCCATCGAGGGAGACCCACTGAACATCTCCTCCTACACCA AGCCAGGAAAGGTGTCAAACTTAAACGTGTCTGATCCTACTGCTGACTCTGTCCACCTCCGATGGGAGCAGCCCGCAGGGAATATCTCTGGGTTTAGAGTGGACGTCTTGCATGAAGAAAACGTCAATAACAA GACGCTGAACAGCATATACCTGAAAAATACAAGTCTAACGGTGCCGAACCTGCCGGCAGGCGCCAAGCTCTGGTTGAGCGTGGTAGCACTGGTGCCCGACGCATTTGTGAAAGGAGAGCCCAGCACCGTGATTGCCTTCACCA GTCCAGGTGACATTACTGACTTAGAGTTGGTCCCTGCTACGTACACCATCAAGGTGACCTGGACAGCTCCCAAGGGCAACTACGAGACTTTCAGCGTTCAGCTCAATCTAGCCGCCTTGGAACAGGAAGTCGAAAAAAGGAGCAAATCGccagtcctctctccttcacGGGACTGA